A genomic region of bacterium contains the following coding sequences:
- a CDS encoding AAA family ATPase, whose product MHGSCDILLIDANPFTREALAELLRGFAENAFEVLETCDEIALDAAARLQPRVVLLHLHPAPDALLEFAARLMQRLPEAALVVTAAHLDPGLIRQAMRQGAREFLPQPFQPEEVRSALASVLAICHSAGRPAERSARIITLFGAKGGVGVTTLSTNLAVQLAKSLHQEILLLDLNLQFGNDALYLNLKSRFSLSDVIRNLDDLDLDSLKRTLPHHASGITLLPAPLRIEEAEEINGARVARILHLLRPHYDWILIDSHPFFNEVSIQALDEADRILLVSLLDLPTIFNTKRCLELFQKMGYPQEKALLVLNRHQPYDGADLEEMENLLGYPVYARIPNQDFSTAIACVNQGVPVSLKAPGAKMSQGIAALMQQLSGRGGSEEDSGAVRGGLFTRWRK is encoded by the coding sequence ATGCACGGATCCTGTGATATCCTTCTCATCGATGCCAATCCCTTCACGCGTGAGGCGCTCGCCGAGCTGCTGCGAGGGTTCGCGGAGAACGCCTTTGAGGTGCTGGAGACTTGCGATGAGATCGCCCTTGACGCCGCGGCCCGATTACAGCCGCGGGTGGTGCTGCTTCACCTCCATCCGGCGCCTGATGCCCTGCTGGAATTTGCCGCCCGGTTGATGCAGCGGCTGCCCGAAGCCGCCCTCGTAGTCACCGCGGCGCATCTGGATCCCGGTCTCATCCGTCAGGCGATGCGCCAAGGGGCGCGCGAGTTCCTGCCGCAGCCCTTCCAGCCCGAAGAGGTCCGCTCCGCCCTGGCCTCTGTCCTGGCCATCTGCCACTCAGCGGGGCGCCCGGCTGAACGCTCGGCCCGGATCATCACGTTGTTTGGCGCCAAGGGCGGGGTGGGTGTCACCACCCTCAGCACCAATCTGGCCGTCCAGCTGGCGAAAAGCCTGCACCAGGAGATCCTGCTCCTCGATCTCAACCTCCAGTTCGGCAACGATGCACTTTACCTCAATCTGAAATCGCGGTTCTCCCTGAGCGATGTAATCCGCAATCTCGACGATCTCGACCTGGATTCGCTCAAACGGACGCTGCCGCATCATGCCTCGGGGATTACCCTTTTGCCGGCCCCTCTGCGCATCGAGGAGGCGGAGGAGATCAACGGTGCCAGGGTCGCACGGATTCTGCACCTGCTGCGGCCGCACTATGACTGGATCCTGATCGACAGTCACCCTTTTTTCAACGAGGTGTCCATTCAGGCTCTCGATGAAGCCGACCGCATCCTGCTGGTTTCGCTGCTCGACCTGCCGACTATTTTCAACACCAAGCGCTGTCTCGAGCTTTTTCAGAAGATGGGTTATCCTCAGGAGAAGGCCCTGTTGGTGCTCAACCGGCACCAGCCCTACGATGGCGCCGATCTCGAGGAGATGGAAAACCTGCTGGGATACCCGGTCTATGCGCGCATTCCCAATCAGGATTTCAGCACCGCCATCGCCTGCGTCAACCAGGGAGTGCCGGTGAGTCTCAAGGCGCCCGGCGCCAAAATGAGCCAGGGGATCGCGGCACTGATGCAGCAGCTCAGCGGCCGGGGCGGCAGTGAGGAAGATTCGGGAGCCGTCCGCGGCGGCCTGTTCACGCGTTGGAGGAAATAG